The following proteins are encoded in a genomic region of Phycisphaera sp.:
- a CDS encoding ABC-F family ATP-binding cassette domain-containing protein gives MPVLAVANLDLSYGDDVILRGCSLSVEARERVAIVGANGTGKSSLLKIMAGVLKHDAGEVSLQRGTKIAYLAQDPQVELGVTLRQHAASAFEELSNLHDKLEAVFHKLADAKDDDLKKVMDEQSRIEAQIQAAGGYNVDHLIDSVLHGLGFTDAQFSLPVEKLSGGQKARLALARALLTEPDVLLMDEPTNHLDVHGRIWLEDFLVDTFKGAVVLIAHDRSVLTRVAQRVVELERGRVISYPGGYTAFRTLRVDRLRTQMEAWERQQTKFKQEQAFIDKYRAGQRSKQAKGRESRLDRARDTSTLERPVEMAVFQPSLPPAPRTGDIVAKATGLTMRFPRDDGSTLTLFEGLDIVISRGERWGVVGPNGAGKSTLVECLLGKREATAGQIKHGAGLKVGYFSQSRGDMDPMTTVPRHIQRVVARLADTEEGPDKPKTLNEQEARDLAGAFLFSGDQQEALLGDMSGGERARAALAALLACARNVLVLDEPTNHLDIPSAERLEAMLERGETKKSGTFDGTLIVVSHDRTLIDAVCDHLIVFDGKGGVSLHMGGWSDWLAGGARSPAVPEPVKRAPPPPPPTAAAPKPKATKSKFSWMPVEAIEEKIHELEGEVSRIDTKLDDPDVWKNAIKAAEINARRDELKEELDALETEWLGRV, from the coding sequence GTGCCAGTCCTCGCCGTAGCCAATCTCGACCTCTCGTACGGCGACGACGTGATCCTCCGGGGCTGCTCGCTGTCGGTCGAGGCCCGCGAGCGCGTGGCCATCGTGGGCGCGAACGGAACCGGCAAGAGCAGCCTGCTCAAGATCATGGCCGGCGTGCTCAAGCACGATGCGGGCGAGGTCTCGCTCCAGCGCGGCACCAAGATCGCCTACCTGGCCCAGGATCCGCAGGTCGAGCTGGGTGTCACCCTCCGCCAGCACGCCGCGAGCGCGTTCGAGGAGCTCAGCAACCTCCACGACAAGCTCGAAGCCGTCTTCCACAAGCTGGCCGACGCGAAGGACGATGACCTTAAGAAGGTGATGGACGAGCAGTCTCGCATCGAGGCCCAGATCCAGGCCGCGGGTGGGTACAACGTCGACCATCTCATCGATAGCGTGCTGCATGGGCTGGGCTTCACCGACGCCCAGTTCTCCCTGCCCGTCGAGAAGCTCAGTGGCGGGCAGAAGGCTCGCTTGGCCCTCGCGCGCGCGCTGCTCACCGAGCCCGATGTCCTACTCATGGACGAGCCGACCAACCACCTCGATGTGCATGGCCGGATCTGGCTCGAGGACTTCCTGGTCGATACCTTCAAGGGCGCCGTGGTGCTCATCGCGCACGACCGCTCGGTGCTCACCCGCGTGGCCCAGCGCGTGGTCGAGTTGGAGCGCGGCCGGGTGATCAGCTATCCCGGCGGCTATACCGCCTTCCGGACCCTGCGCGTCGACCGCCTGCGCACGCAGATGGAAGCCTGGGAACGCCAGCAGACCAAGTTCAAGCAGGAGCAGGCGTTCATCGACAAGTACCGGGCCGGCCAGCGCTCGAAACAGGCCAAGGGCCGCGAGAGCCGCCTCGACCGGGCCCGCGACACGTCGACCCTCGAACGGCCCGTCGAGATGGCGGTCTTCCAGCCCAGCCTGCCGCCCGCGCCACGCACGGGGGACATCGTGGCCAAGGCCACCGGCCTGACCATGCGATTCCCTCGCGATGATGGTTCGACGCTCACGCTCTTCGAGGGACTGGACATCGTAATCTCCCGCGGCGAGCGCTGGGGCGTCGTGGGCCCCAACGGCGCGGGCAAGAGCACGCTGGTCGAGTGCCTGCTCGGCAAGCGCGAGGCCACGGCCGGCCAGATCAAGCACGGCGCGGGGCTTAAGGTCGGCTACTTTAGCCAGAGCCGCGGCGACATGGACCCCATGACCACCGTGCCGCGCCACATCCAGCGCGTCGTCGCGCGTCTGGCCGACACGGAAGAAGGCCCCGACAAGCCCAAGACACTCAACGAGCAGGAGGCCCGCGATCTGGCCGGCGCGTTCCTGTTCTCGGGAGACCAGCAGGAGGCGCTGCTGGGCGACATGTCCGGTGGTGAGCGCGCCCGGGCGGCCCTCGCGGCGCTGCTCGCGTGTGCGCGCAACGTGCTCGTGCTCGACGAACCGACCAACCACTTGGACATCCCAAGTGCCGAACGGCTCGAAGCCATGCTCGAACGCGGTGAAACGAAGAAGTCCGGAACCTTCGACGGCACGCTCATCGTGGTCAGCCACGACCGAACGCTCATCGACGCGGTGTGCGACCACCTGATCGTCTTTGACGGCAAGGGCGGCGTGAGCCTGCACATGGGCGGCTGGAGCGATTGGCTGGCGGGCGGGGCGCGGTCGCCCGCGGTTCCGGAGCCCGTCAAGCGCGCCCCACCCCCTCCCCCACCGACAGCCGCAGCTCCAAAGCCCAAGGCGACCAAGAGCAAGTTCTCTTGGATGCCCGTCGAGGCCATCGAAGAGAAGATCCACGAACTCGAGGGCGAGGTCTCGCGCATCGATACCAAGCTCGACGATCCCGATGTCTGGAAGAACGCCATCAAGGCCGCCGAGATCAACGCCCGGCGGGATGAGTTGAAAGAGGAACTCGATGCCCTGGAAACGGAGTGGCTTGGCCGTGTCTGA
- a CDS encoding lamin tail domain-containing protein yields MKTSNRISTLLAACGLAGVAASASAQSIAVTEIMYNPAFDSNNEWEYVEIMNTGGSAIDLTGWVLDDEGGAPITAANIPGGMIPAGGTAVLYNSALTLATVEAAWGTGINFIAVDDWQALNNGGDTFGLWDSITSHAGRDFGAAVVAITYDDGGDWPADDGVASIYLGNPFVDGNVGTNWALSTDGVDGGYVSAPAGAGPDTSVGSPGTTPADTALQGPFLINISGATLFASFFEAPASTNDYLDPDLDGFARRIGPGIDQLAPGGQRKSTYDADAHWIVTDRSTGSVQGFREFVLTNDPDGPFAATGFYDTTRDDDNPAIGLEGSVAENAFANREVYIDEVSGPVAGVFNAGNPGGSPFRSLTDGTFRASPFTFPSTSAIGGVRIDLGVLDVPASWAVTISGTGALDANPGTVGYGDSGILARDKDGNIISQGNSLADLGGLKLFDPANPPAVTASDTIFDTPIAFVPIAPIVNYGVGLEQIDQSDLRYGNATGRRSNGENLVFVTRDSGSGTRNGFQNSIGLDPSWGRGENVGERNNRAEFNLLGPDFLPGNKGGSGSLDSTVINHRLAIGHTGAERASRWFFNGRADVLAVRNDLQGGTAFSRPTIDNVLDNNADGWTIGGPETFTSIGSPRAVSPSVGGQNGTGLPPMENEQAAAYLNNITASISAFEDDPSVPEVEFTPAEFLARNFTLIAATDFIQDTLDPLNQIANPDFNQSLQDFIRANSIVLGDPRFATFGGSGFTTGLVPTRTTGVTYSDGVAGGGNYVDQAGNTVFYGDRVTDRNSLAGDFNNDGVRNIGDTAAMIGALEDRASFEPGSDAVLEIIGDFNGDGNFDAEDARYFADGLALDTGTGMLDRVAGFEMVDVASTTGNFFNTMIGDGSISYEAGWSRFDVSNIDGLTTPGWSPSAGADGIVDAFDRAYIAAQISAVDDGEANWDDISEAVLFDLSADVTGDLIVNQDDLDAIDAILGGTGCRADLDGDGVLTLFDFLAFQNAFDSGDLLADFDGDGSLTLFDFLAFQNEFDAGC; encoded by the coding sequence ATGAAGACGAGCAACCGGATTTCGACCTTGCTGGCCGCCTGCGGCCTGGCGGGCGTGGCGGCGAGCGCCAGCGCCCAGAGCATCGCTGTCACCGAGATTATGTACAACCCCGCGTTCGATTCGAACAACGAGTGGGAGTATGTCGAGATCATGAACACCGGCGGATCGGCCATCGACCTGACCGGTTGGGTCCTCGATGACGAGGGCGGAGCACCGATCACGGCCGCGAACATCCCCGGCGGCATGATCCCCGCCGGTGGTACCGCCGTGCTGTACAACAGCGCACTCACGCTGGCCACGGTCGAGGCCGCTTGGGGCACGGGCATCAACTTCATTGCCGTGGACGACTGGCAGGCCCTCAATAACGGCGGCGACACGTTCGGCCTGTGGGACAGCATCACCAGCCACGCCGGCCGTGACTTCGGCGCCGCAGTCGTCGCGATCACCTACGACGACGGCGGCGATTGGCCCGCCGATGACGGTGTCGCCTCGATCTACCTCGGCAACCCCTTCGTCGACGGCAACGTCGGCACGAACTGGGCCCTGAGCACAGATGGTGTCGACGGCGGCTACGTGAGCGCACCCGCCGGCGCTGGCCCGGACACGAGCGTTGGCAGCCCCGGCACCACGCCGGCCGACACGGCCCTCCAGGGCCCCTTCCTGATCAACATCTCGGGCGCCACGCTGTTCGCGAGCTTCTTTGAGGCCCCCGCCTCGACCAACGACTACCTTGATCCCGACCTGGACGGCTTTGCCCGTCGCATCGGCCCGGGCATCGACCAGCTCGCCCCCGGCGGCCAGCGCAAGTCCACCTACGACGCCGACGCCCACTGGATCGTGACCGATCGTTCGACGGGCTCGGTGCAAGGCTTCCGCGAGTTCGTGCTAACCAACGACCCCGATGGCCCGTTCGCGGCGACGGGCTTCTACGACACCACACGCGACGACGACAACCCCGCGATCGGTCTTGAGGGAAGCGTTGCCGAAAACGCCTTCGCCAACCGCGAGGTCTACATCGACGAGGTGAGCGGCCCGGTGGCGGGCGTCTTCAATGCCGGCAACCCCGGCGGCAGCCCCTTCCGCTCGCTGACCGACGGCACCTTCCGTGCCAGCCCGTTCACGTTCCCCAGCACGTCGGCTATCGGCGGCGTGCGGATCGACCTGGGCGTCCTCGACGTGCCCGCCAGCTGGGCCGTGACCATCTCGGGCACGGGCGCGCTCGACGCCAACCCCGGCACGGTTGGCTACGGCGATTCGGGCATCCTCGCTCGCGACAAGGACGGTAACATTATCTCGCAGGGCAACAGCCTGGCCGATCTTGGCGGCCTGAAGCTCTTCGACCCGGCCAACCCCCCGGCCGTGACCGCCAGCGACACCATCTTCGATACGCCCATCGCCTTCGTGCCGATCGCTCCGATCGTCAACTACGGCGTCGGCCTCGAGCAGATCGACCAGAGCGACCTGCGTTACGGCAACGCCACCGGCCGCCGCAGCAATGGCGAGAACCTGGTCTTCGTCACCCGCGATTCCGGCTCGGGCACCCGCAACGGCTTCCAGAACTCGATCGGCCTGGACCCCAGCTGGGGCCGCGGCGAGAACGTTGGCGAGCGCAACAACCGCGCCGAGTTCAACCTGCTCGGTCCCGACTTCCTGCCCGGCAACAAGGGCGGATCCGGCTCGCTTGATTCGACGGTCATCAACCACCGCCTGGCGATCGGCCACACCGGTGCCGAGCGTGCCAGCCGGTGGTTCTTCAACGGCCGCGCCGACGTGCTGGCCGTCCGCAACGACCTCCAGGGCGGCACGGCCTTCAGCCGTCCGACGATCGATAACGTGCTGGACAACAACGCCGATGGCTGGACCATCGGTGGTCCCGAGACATTCACGTCGATCGGAAGCCCCCGCGCGGTGAGCCCTTCGGTGGGTGGTCAGAACGGCACCGGCTTGCCCCCGATGGAGAACGAGCAGGCCGCGGCGTACCTCAACAACATCACGGCGAGCATCTCGGCATTCGAGGACGACCCCAGCGTCCCCGAGGTCGAGTTCACGCCCGCCGAGTTCCTGGCCCGCAACTTCACGCTGATCGCGGCGACGGACTTCATCCAGGACACCCTCGACCCGTTGAACCAGATCGCCAACCCCGACTTTAACCAGAGCCTCCAGGACTTCATCCGTGCCAACAGCATCGTCCTGGGCGACCCGCGCTTCGCGACCTTTGGCGGCTCGGGCTTCACCACCGGCCTCGTCCCCACCCGCACCACGGGCGTCACCTACAGCGATGGCGTGGCCGGTGGCGGCAACTACGTCGATCAGGCCGGGAACACGGTCTTCTACGGCGATCGAGTAACAGATCGCAACAGCCTGGCCGGCGATTTCAACAACGACGGCGTGCGCAACATCGGCGACACCGCCGCCATGATCGGTGCCCTGGAAGATCGCGCCTCCTTTGAGCCCGGCAGCGACGCCGTGCTCGAGATCATCGGCGACTTCAACGGTGATGGCAACTTCGATGCCGAGGACGCCCGCTACTTCGCCGACGGCCTGGCTCTGGACACCGGCACCGGCATGCTCGACCGCGTCGCCGGCTTCGAGATGGTCGACGTTGCGTCGACCACCGGCAACTTCTTCAACACCATGATCGGCGATGGTTCGATCTCGTACGAAGCCGGCTGGTCACGCTTTGATGTCTCGAACATCGATGGCCTGACCACCCCAGGCTGGAGCCCGAGCGCCGGTGCCGACGGCATCGTCGATGCCTTCGACCGGGCCTACATCGCCGCCCAGATCTCTGCCGTCGATGACGGCGAGGCCAACTGGGACGACATCTCCGAGGCGGTCCTCTTCGATCTCTCGGCCGACGTGACGGGCGACCTGATCGTCAACCAGGACGACCTGGACGCGATCGACGCCATCCTGGGTGGCACCGGCTGCCGGGCCGATCTTGATGGTGATGGCGTGCTGACGCTGTTCGACTTCCTGGCCTTCCAGAACGCCTTCGACTCGGGCGACCTGCTGGCCGACTTCGACGGCGATGGCAGCCTGACCCTGTTCGACTTCCTGGCCTTCCAGAACGAGTTCGACGCCGGCTGCTAA
- a CDS encoding PTS sugar transporter subunit IIA, translating to MKLLEILTPECVKAPLESTDKRAVIDEMVDLLAGLDRVNNPQALKDAVWAREQTRTTGIGHGLAIPHGKCEGLSGLAMAIGKPASPIEFEAIDGQPVRLIVLLASPPDRTSDHIQALARISRLMTMDDFRDRIYAASTSEEIYQLLQDQEKAG from the coding sequence ATGAAGTTGCTGGAAATCCTGACCCCCGAGTGCGTGAAAGCGCCCCTGGAGTCGACCGACAAACGCGCGGTCATCGACGAGATGGTCGACCTCCTGGCCGGTCTCGACCGCGTGAATAACCCGCAGGCCCTCAAGGACGCCGTCTGGGCCCGCGAGCAGACCCGCACCACCGGCATCGGCCACGGCCTGGCCATCCCCCACGGCAAGTGCGAGGGTTTGTCCGGCCTGGCGATGGCCATCGGCAAGCCCGCCAGCCCCATCGAGTTCGAGGCCATCGACGGCCAGCCCGTCCGCCTAATCGTCCTGCTCGCCAGCCCGCCCGACCGAACCAGCGACCACATCCAGGCCCTGGCCCGCATCAGCCGCCTGATGACCATGGACGACTTCCGCGACCGCATCTACGCGGCCAGCACCTCGGAAGAAATCTACCAATTGCTGCAAGATCAGGAAAAGGCCGGCTGA
- a CDS encoding cation:proton antiporter produces the protein MGSWSVLLDVLLLLSTATALGIACACLKQSPIIGYLAAGTLMGPNVLGFVGSGDEVEILAELGIALLLFTIGLEFSWRRLIGLGRVAIGGGFLQVLVTLLLVASVCLLVGVPVRSAWALGAIIALSSTACVLRLLVSRAEIESHHGRHALGILLVQDAAVVPLVLLVALLGGEGGLVDAGWALARVIGGAAVLVGGLYVILRYGMPWLLRLDAMRHSRDLPILVAVVVGLGAAWASHEFGLSPALGAFVAGMLLAASPFATQVRADVASLQTLLVTLFFGSIGMLGDPAWLIENLGMVVGVVAAIIVGKAVIVWAVLRGLGLAHESALMAGLCLAQVGEFSFILAMSARGTLISDDTLRLLVSATIISLFLTPYLVSTAPWLAPRIIASLRRIRLVSAPAPPVGTPATESAGRILVVGFGPAGQAVGRMLAGHDREVVVLDLNFQAIKAAQAMGLVGHVGDATHEDVLHHAGVRAADTVVVTIPDPAMAERIVRLVRVTAPDAYIIARARYHRFVEEIRASGAHELVDEEAITGTRLAAHLRRRLANPS, from the coding sequence ATGGGATCGTGGTCCGTGCTCCTGGACGTCCTCCTCCTGCTGTCGACCGCTACGGCACTGGGTATCGCCTGCGCGTGCCTTAAGCAGAGCCCGATCATCGGATATCTCGCCGCGGGTACGCTGATGGGGCCCAACGTGCTCGGGTTCGTCGGCTCGGGGGATGAAGTAGAGATCCTCGCCGAGTTGGGCATCGCGCTCTTGCTCTTTACTATCGGCCTGGAATTCTCCTGGCGGCGGCTGATCGGGCTCGGACGCGTCGCCATCGGCGGCGGATTCTTGCAAGTGCTTGTGACCTTGTTGCTGGTGGCCTCAGTGTGCCTGCTCGTGGGCGTGCCCGTGCGTTCGGCCTGGGCGCTCGGCGCGATCATCGCCCTGAGCAGCACGGCGTGCGTGCTGCGACTGCTGGTCTCGCGCGCCGAGATCGAGTCGCACCACGGCCGGCACGCTCTGGGCATCCTGCTTGTGCAAGACGCAGCCGTGGTGCCGCTGGTGCTCCTGGTGGCTCTGCTTGGCGGCGAGGGCGGTCTGGTCGATGCCGGATGGGCCCTGGCCCGCGTGATCGGCGGCGCGGCGGTGCTGGTCGGGGGCCTGTACGTGATCCTGCGGTACGGCATGCCCTGGTTGCTCCGCCTGGACGCCATGCGACACAGCCGCGACCTTCCGATCCTGGTGGCGGTCGTTGTCGGCCTGGGCGCGGCATGGGCCTCGCACGAATTCGGCCTGTCGCCCGCGCTTGGGGCCTTCGTGGCGGGCATGCTCCTGGCCGCCTCCCCCTTCGCGACACAGGTCCGTGCCGATGTCGCCTCGCTCCAGACGCTCTTGGTGACGCTATTCTTCGGTTCCATCGGCATGCTCGGGGATCCCGCCTGGTTAATCGAAAACCTCGGCATGGTGGTCGGGGTCGTGGCGGCCATCATCGTGGGCAAGGCCGTCATCGTCTGGGCCGTCCTGCGGGGCTTGGGCCTCGCCCACGAGAGCGCACTGATGGCCGGACTCTGCCTGGCCCAGGTGGGCGAGTTCTCGTTCATACTGGCGATGTCGGCCCGCGGGACCCTGATTAGCGATGACACCTTGCGGCTGCTCGTGTCGGCGACGATCATCTCGCTCTTTCTGACGCCGTATCTCGTCTCGACCGCGCCGTGGCTGGCCCCTCGGATCATCGCCTCGCTGCGCCGCATCCGGTTGGTGTCCGCGCCCGCCCCGCCGGTGGGCACGCCCGCGACCGAGTCGGCCGGGCGCATCCTCGTGGTTGGCTTCGGCCCGGCGGGCCAGGCTGTGGGCCGCATGCTCGCCGGCCACGACCGCGAGGTGGTTGTGCTGGATTTGAACTTCCAGGCGATCAAGGCCGCCCAGGCGATGGGGCTCGTCGGCCACGTGGGCGATGCGACACACGAGGACGTGCTGCACCACGCCGGTGTGAGGGCCGCCGACACGGTCGTGGTGACCATTCCCGATCCGGCGATGGCAGAGCGGATCGTCCGCTTGGTTCGCGTGACCGCACCGGACGCATACATCATCGCTCGCGCGCGATACCATCGTTTCGTCGAGGAGATCCGTGCGAGTGGCGCACACGAGTTGGTTGATGAGGAAGCCATCACCGGTACTCGCTTGGCCGCGCACCTGCGGCGTCGGCTGGCAAACCCGAGTTGA
- a CDS encoding ABC-F family ATP-binding cassette domain-containing protein, which translates to MPTLLTARNLTKMYPSKALFEGVSVHVEDGERIGLIGPNGGGKSTLMKILAGVLEPDAGEIVRRRGLRAAYVDQDDRFDGDATPLLVVRGGLQGHDDDQADDGAHETDATTRASIALTKLGFVDLNQPVGTLSGGWRKRLSIAKALAGDPEVLLLDEPTNHLDLEGVLWLEGFVRQSPIAMVFVTHDRRFLENTATRIVELSAAYPGGAFEAAGNYSEFVRRKEAFLDAQRAAQSAVAGKVRRDTAWLHQGVKGRGTRNKSQVQAAASRREELKDTTDRNLAPTKTTQIAFQATERKTNKLVALRGVSKFLGSKRLFEGLDLTLTPGQRIGLMGVNGSGKTTLMRLMSGDLEPDTGTIQRADNLKIITFSQHRDSLSQDHSLREALGAIGDTIHYRGNKVHIAGWAARFLFEPEQLPMRIADLSGGEQARVLIANLMLSPAEVLLLDEPTNDLDIPSLEVLEQALFDFPGAIVLVTHDRFLLERVATEYIALDGRGDAKLFASMEQWKSAVLKAEKLQTAEAKPEPGQPAQKKSNQPKPGKLSYKLQREYDSMEEAILEAEADVERLEADAADPALTADHTKAATVYSKLKDGQQRVTELYARWAELDAMRGGG; encoded by the coding sequence ATGCCCACGCTCCTGACCGCCCGCAACCTGACCAAGATGTACCCCTCCAAGGCCCTGTTCGAGGGCGTGTCGGTGCATGTCGAAGACGGCGAGCGCATCGGGCTCATCGGGCCCAACGGCGGGGGCAAGTCGACGCTCATGAAGATCCTCGCGGGCGTGCTCGAGCCCGATGCGGGCGAGATCGTGCGGCGGCGCGGCCTGCGCGCGGCGTATGTCGATCAGGACGACCGCTTCGATGGCGACGCCACGCCGCTGTTGGTGGTGCGCGGCGGCCTTCAGGGCCACGACGATGACCAGGCAGATGATGGCGCGCACGAGACCGACGCGACCACGCGGGCGTCGATCGCGCTGACGAAGCTGGGCTTCGTGGACCTGAATCAACCAGTCGGTACGCTCTCGGGCGGGTGGCGCAAGCGGCTGTCTATTGCCAAGGCGCTCGCCGGCGACCCGGAAGTCCTCCTGCTTGACGAGCCAACGAACCACCTCGACCTCGAGGGCGTGCTGTGGCTCGAGGGCTTCGTGCGGCAGTCGCCCATCGCGATGGTCTTCGTGACCCACGACCGGCGCTTCCTCGAGAACACGGCCACGCGCATCGTCGAGCTCTCGGCCGCGTACCCGGGCGGGGCCTTCGAGGCCGCGGGCAACTACAGCGAGTTCGTGCGGCGCAAGGAAGCGTTCCTGGACGCACAGCGGGCGGCCCAGTCGGCCGTCGCGGGCAAAGTGCGGCGCGATACGGCCTGGCTGCACCAGGGCGTCAAGGGCCGCGGCACTCGCAACAAGAGCCAGGTTCAGGCTGCGGCGTCGCGCCGCGAAGAGCTCAAGGACACCACCGACCGGAATCTCGCGCCCACGAAGACCACGCAGATCGCCTTCCAGGCGACCGAGCGCAAGACCAACAAGCTCGTGGCCCTCCGCGGCGTCTCGAAATTCCTGGGAAGCAAGCGGCTGTTCGAGGGGCTCGATCTGACACTCACTCCCGGCCAGCGGATCGGGCTCATGGGCGTCAATGGCTCGGGCAAGACGACGCTGATGCGGCTCATGTCGGGCGACCTCGAACCCGACACCGGAACGATCCAGCGGGCCGACAACCTCAAGATCATCACCTTCAGCCAGCACCGCGATTCGCTGTCGCAGGACCACTCATTGCGTGAGGCCCTGGGCGCGATCGGCGATACGATCCACTACCGGGGCAACAAGGTCCACATCGCGGGGTGGGCGGCGCGGTTCCTGTTCGAGCCCGAGCAACTGCCGATGCGCATCGCCGACCTCTCGGGCGGCGAGCAGGCCCGGGTGCTGATTGCGAACTTGATGCTCTCGCCGGCCGAGGTGCTGCTGCTGGACGAGCCGACCAACGACCTGGACATCCCCTCGCTGGAAGTCCTCGAGCAGGCCCTCTTCGATTTTCCCGGTGCGATCGTCCTGGTCACCCACGACCGCTTCCTACTCGAGCGCGTCGCGACGGAGTACATCGCGCTCGATGGCCGGGGTGACGCGAAGTTGTTTGCGTCGATGGAGCAGTGGAAGTCGGCGGTTCTCAAGGCCGAGAAGCTCCAGACCGCCGAAGCCAAGCCAGAACCGGGCCAACCCGCCCAGAAGAAGTCGAACCAGCCCAAGCCCGGGAAGCTCTCGTACAAGCTGCAACGCGAATACGACAGCATGGAAGAGGCGATCCTCGAGGCCGAGGCCGACGTCGAGCGGCTCGAAGCCGACGCCGCCGACCCGGCGCTGACCGCCGACCACACGAAGGCCGCGACGGTGTATTCCAAGCTCAAGGATGGCCAGCAGCGCGTGACCGAGCTCTATGCGCGGTGGGCCGAGTTGGACGCGATGCGGGGCGGTGGCTGA
- a CDS encoding ATP-binding protein — MPDPAIDSPPAERPRRMPPKLLGTMRIRKKLILLHTAFSAGLAALMFFILRPEIQALVRQAEAEDAAYVLATLDVLELADGRAQGRERLAAGVTLRWGGAEALGLGPGAIAAMQRAATAPVVLPDDAGGQTASGSRVGSAGLYRPHAAGGGYYIIDRQLDGVRASVARLDLVLLLSMLGVYFLIAAALEVFVLPRHVYQPIRRMLHADLAVQQGDRTGELIDPRFMPQDELGEIMRSRNRSVSALRRNEAELARTLAELERVAGDLKRKNHLLENARRNLADADRLASLGMLSAGIAHEINTPLAVLKGLVSEINDAPGEPVAGSKAKLMRRVVDRLERLGEGLLDFARVRSPRVATVAVSTLVRQALELLSLDDPVRRVRVEDRVADGLSVPCDGDRMVQVLVNLVRNAAEALVESDSTNAAITITAESLTREGSGWVSITIADNGPGIPAELLPSLLEPFVSSRLDAKGTGLGLAVADGIVREHGGVLIARNSEEGGAEFEVLLPAFESAGS; from the coding sequence GTGCCCGACCCGGCCATCGACAGCCCGCCCGCGGAACGCCCCCGCCGCATGCCACCCAAGCTGCTGGGCACGATGCGCATCCGCAAGAAGCTCATCCTCTTGCACACGGCGTTCTCGGCGGGGCTGGCGGCCCTCATGTTCTTCATTCTGAGGCCCGAGATCCAGGCCCTGGTCCGCCAGGCCGAGGCCGAGGACGCCGCGTATGTGCTGGCCACGCTCGACGTGCTCGAACTGGCCGACGGGCGGGCGCAGGGCCGGGAGCGCCTGGCGGCGGGCGTCACGCTGCGGTGGGGGGGTGCCGAGGCGCTCGGCCTGGGCCCGGGTGCCATCGCCGCCATGCAGCGGGCCGCGACCGCGCCGGTCGTGCTGCCCGACGATGCCGGAGGCCAGACCGCCTCCGGGTCGCGCGTTGGCTCTGCTGGGCTGTACAGGCCCCACGCCGCGGGCGGGGGGTACTACATCATCGACCGCCAGCTTGACGGCGTGCGTGCCTCGGTCGCCCGGCTCGACCTGGTGCTGCTGCTGAGCATGCTGGGCGTGTACTTCCTGATCGCCGCCGCGCTCGAGGTCTTCGTGCTGCCCCGGCACGTCTACCAGCCCATCCGCCGGATGCTGCACGCCGACCTGGCGGTGCAGCAGGGCGACCGCACGGGCGAGCTGATCGACCCCCGATTCATGCCGCAAGACGAGCTGGGCGAGATCATGCGCAGCCGCAACCGGTCTGTTTCCGCCCTACGTCGCAACGAGGCCGAGCTGGCGCGCACGCTCGCGGAGCTCGAACGCGTCGCGGGCGACCTGAAGCGTAAGAACCACCTCTTAGAGAACGCCCGCCGCAACCTGGCCGACGCCGACCGGCTCGCGTCGCTGGGCATGCTCAGCGCCGGCATCGCCCACGAGATCAACACGCCGCTGGCGGTCTTGAAGGGCCTAGTCTCGGAAATCAACGACGCGCCCGGCGAGCCTGTGGCCGGGAGCAAGGCCAAGCTCATGCGCCGGGTGGTTGATCGCCTGGAACGCCTGGGCGAGGGCCTGCTCGACTTCGCGCGTGTGCGCTCGCCGCGCGTGGCGACGGTCGCGGTGTCCACGCTCGTGCGCCAGGCACTCGAGCTGCTGAGCCTGGACGACCCCGTCCGCCGCGTGCGTGTGGAAGATCGTGTGGCCGATGGCCTGAGCGTGCCCTGCGATGGCGACCGCATGGTGCAGGTGCTCGTCAACCTCGTGCGCAACGCCGCCGAGGCGCTCGTCGAGAGCGACTCCACGAACGCGGCCATCACGATCACCGCCGAGTCGCTGACACGCGAGGGATCGGGCTGGGTTTCGATCACCATTGCCGACAACGGCCCGGGCATCCCAGCCGAGCTGCTGCCGAGCTTATTAGAACCCTTTGTGAGCTCGAGGCTCGACGCGAAGGGCACCGGCCTGGGCCTAGCGGTCGCCGATGGCATCGTCCGCGAGCATGGTGGGGTGCTGATCGCTCGCAACAGCGAGGAGGGCGGGGCCGAGTTCGAGGTGCTGCTGCCGGCGTTCGAGAGCGCGGGGTCGTGA